In the genome of Marispirochaeta sp., one region contains:
- a CDS encoding IS66 family transposase has product MDVATLPPEVQEYIYSIEEKADKAVRAWENRYASLEEQYKLLLLQKFGRKSEKELLEERQQFLFDSEESTPPEQDTEDSTTVIKAYQRKNPGRKPIDESIPREEVIIDIPEEEKQCACGHTLTRIGEETSEKLHVIPPKMWVERIVRPKYGCKACEGSGDEENPAVRIADVRPAIIPKSIATPSLLSFIIVNKFIDHLPYYRQEKRFERIGIHISRQNMSNWQQAAFEKIEPLIERLKEHIHSGPVINMDETPVQVMGESEKKNTSKSYMWLARGGPPKKPAVLYSYRETRGSRHITDILNRFSGYLQTDGYEAYKTALAGNADIIHVGCMAHARRKFHEAAKASKKAGSAQEAINKIKKLYAIEGTLHGKELSPEQFVAERKALVEPVLEQFKEWLEKRSLQVPPSLLLGKAIRYTLNEWPKLVRYLDSPYLTPDNNVAERAIRPFVVGRKNWLFAGSPKGAESSCAMYSLIETAKQNSVNPNDYLIKVFELAPSARTTEDWKALLPWNIDP; this is encoded by the coding sequence ATGGATGTTGCAACACTTCCTCCGGAAGTACAGGAATACATTTACTCGATCGAAGAGAAAGCAGACAAAGCTGTTCGCGCGTGGGAAAACCGGTATGCCTCCCTTGAAGAGCAGTATAAACTACTCTTACTTCAGAAGTTCGGACGCAAAAGCGAAAAAGAACTCCTGGAGGAAAGGCAGCAGTTTCTATTCGACAGTGAGGAAAGTACCCCGCCGGAGCAGGATACCGAAGATTCAACCACGGTCATAAAAGCGTACCAACGTAAGAACCCCGGCAGAAAGCCGATTGATGAGAGTATTCCCCGTGAAGAAGTGATAATCGATATACCGGAAGAGGAGAAGCAGTGCGCCTGCGGCCATACGCTGACGAGAATCGGTGAGGAGACCTCGGAGAAGCTTCACGTAATTCCGCCGAAAATGTGGGTAGAACGGATTGTCCGTCCGAAATATGGCTGTAAAGCGTGCGAAGGGTCCGGTGATGAAGAGAATCCTGCTGTACGAATAGCCGATGTTCGGCCTGCTATTATTCCGAAGAGTATCGCTACTCCCAGCCTGCTTTCGTTCATCATCGTCAATAAGTTTATCGATCATCTCCCATATTACCGGCAGGAGAAGCGGTTCGAACGTATCGGCATCCACATAAGTCGGCAGAATATGAGTAACTGGCAGCAGGCGGCGTTTGAGAAGATTGAGCCGCTGATTGAACGGTTGAAGGAGCATATTCACAGTGGGCCTGTCATCAACATGGACGAAACTCCTGTCCAGGTGATGGGAGAAAGTGAGAAAAAGAACACATCAAAATCCTATATGTGGCTTGCCCGTGGCGGTCCGCCGAAGAAGCCTGCGGTCCTCTATTCATACCGGGAAACGAGGGGTTCCAGGCACATTACAGATATTCTTAACCGGTTCAGCGGTTATCTCCAGACCGATGGGTATGAAGCCTATAAGACAGCACTCGCTGGAAACGCTGACATCATTCATGTCGGATGTATGGCGCATGCAAGGCGGAAGTTTCATGAGGCCGCGAAGGCTTCCAAGAAGGCCGGAAGTGCCCAGGAAGCGATCAACAAAATTAAGAAGCTGTATGCAATAGAGGGAACCTTGCACGGCAAGGAATTGAGTCCCGAGCAGTTTGTCGCTGAGCGGAAGGCCCTGGTAGAACCGGTCCTGGAGCAGTTCAAAGAGTGGCTTGAGAAGCGCAGCCTGCAGGTGCCACCGTCTCTGCTTTTGGGGAAAGCGATTAGGTATACTCTGAATGAATGGCCGAAACTTGTTCGGTACCTCGATTCACCGTATCTGACCCCGGACAACAATGTTGCCGAGCGGGCTATACGGCCGTTTGTCGTCGGTCGGAAGAACTGGCTCTTTGCGGGAAGTCCCAAGGGGGCTGAAAGCTCCTGTGCCATGTATTCATTGATTGAAACGGCGAAACAGAACTCTGTGAATCCTAATGACTATTTGATTAAGGTTTTCGAACTGGCTCCATCGGCGCGGACAACGGAGGATTGGAAAGCGCTGCTCCCCTGGAACATCGATCCTTGA
- the tnpB gene encoding IS66 family insertion sequence element accessory protein TnpB (TnpB, as the term is used for proteins encoded by IS66 family insertion elements, is considered an accessory protein, since TnpC, encoded by a neighboring gene, is a DDE family transposase.), with protein MLLDLSTIEIYVRPGHTDMHKAINGLTVMVQDYMYQNPLSGSLYLFCNRQRRILKALYWDRNGFLSLAEKIREAQIPLAHDPGGCATDQHRTVIAPLEGD; from the coding sequence ATGCTGCTTGATCTGTCAACAATTGAAATCTATGTCCGTCCCGGTCACACCGACATGCACAAGGCAATAAACGGCCTGACGGTAATGGTGCAGGATTACATGTATCAGAATCCCCTCTCCGGCAGCCTCTACCTGTTTTGTAATCGGCAGCGGCGGATACTCAAAGCCCTCTACTGGGACCGGAACGGTTTTTTGTCTCTGGCAGAAAAGATTAGAGAAGCACAAATTCCCCTGGCCCATGACCCAGGAGGATGCGCGACAGATCAGCACCGAACAGTTATCGCTCCTCTTGAAGGGGATTGA
- a CDS encoding ATP-binding protein codes for MNNNHATISKMHDMRMHGMARAFQTTLETGMHSQFTLDELLSHLIDAEWDDRHFRKRERLRKTANFRYQASFEELDFTLNRNLDKNHMLRFSDCGWVKEHRDILITGPTGVGKSFIGSALGNLACDHGFKVYYQIAGRLLGSLKAAKKDGTYLKTLPKILKNDVLILEDFGLSPFDEEGRLALLDILEDRHGRKSTIFLSLHGTGSSVTPPSPMPLWIELSTAHSELSFRENQSERKCTEISSTNLPPQVTISAG; via the coding sequence ATGAACAACAATCACGCAACCATTTCCAAAATGCATGACATGCGGATGCATGGTATGGCACGGGCCTTTCAGACGACCCTTGAAACAGGGATGCACTCCCAGTTTACCCTGGATGAGCTTTTATCACATCTGATTGATGCGGAGTGGGATGACCGCCATTTTCGCAAACGTGAACGGCTTCGCAAAACAGCCAACTTTCGCTATCAGGCTTCTTTCGAGGAGCTTGATTTCACTCTCAACCGCAATCTTGACAAAAACCACATGCTCAGGTTTTCCGACTGCGGGTGGGTTAAGGAGCACCGGGATATTCTCATTACCGGACCAACCGGGGTAGGGAAGAGTTTTATCGGGAGTGCTCTCGGTAACCTGGCTTGCGACCATGGATTCAAGGTTTACTATCAGATTGCAGGACGCTTATTGGGCTCATTGAAAGCAGCAAAGAAAGACGGTACGTATCTCAAGACTTTACCGAAGATCCTGAAAAATGATGTGTTAATCCTGGAAGACTTCGGTCTTAGTCCTTTTGATGAAGAGGGTCGCCTGGCTCTGCTCGATATTCTGGAAGATCGGCATGGGAGGAAATCTACTATCTTCCTGTCGCTTCATGGCACGGGATCATCGGTGACTCCACCATCGCCGATGCCATTATGGATCGAATTGTCTACGGCGCATTCCGAATTGAGCTTCAGGGAGAATCAATCCGAAAGAAAATGTACCGAAATAAGTAGCACAAACCTGCCACCTCAGGTTACTATTTCAGCAGGTTGA
- a CDS encoding class I SAM-dependent methyltransferase → MRGTGWQDSTGISGSFNRNVQAHESALDIGSGLGLFSYKISSIFKEVLSLEPDQKSIDYSKTQYGGLPNVVYLNDSFMEYNFTDQKFDFVAAIASIHHMDFASSLEKMRSLLNPGGKIIILGLYKESSVTDLIISLIAILPNFILNLLSKKNERQDCDMITAFPTMTIKEIKNAASEILKKYRFRRHLFWRYSIQYESDSSPQ, encoded by the coding sequence TTGAGGGGCACAGGGTGGCAGGATTCAACCGGAATCAGTGGCAGTTTTAACCGGAATGTCCAAGCACACGAATCAGCACTTGATATTGGAAGTGGATTAGGGTTGTTTTCATATAAAATATCTTCCATCTTTAAAGAAGTTTTGAGTTTAGAACCCGATCAAAAATCGATTGATTATTCCAAAACGCAATATGGAGGATTGCCAAATGTTGTTTATTTAAATGATTCATTTATGGAATATAATTTTACAGACCAGAAATTTGATTTTGTAGCTGCAATAGCATCAATTCATCATATGGATTTTGCTTCTTCATTAGAGAAAATGAGATCATTGCTTAACCCGGGTGGAAAAATCATTATTTTAGGTCTGTATAAGGAATCATCAGTAACTGATTTGATTATCAGCTTAATTGCCATTTTACCTAATTTCATTCTTAATTTATTATCAAAAAAGAATGAGAGGCAGGATTGTGATATGATAACGGCATTCCCAACAATGACAATAAAAGAAATAAAAAATGCAGCATCAGAAATCCTGAAAAAATATCGATTTAGGCGACATCTCTTTTGGAGATATTCAATACAATATGAATCTGATTCTTCGCCCCAATAA
- a CDS encoding GNAT family N-acetyltransferase, whose translation MDIKIINENKDDFMDLLLLGDEQENMIKKYLYKGNLFALYDNDLKTISVVTKEDDETYEIKNLATYEKYHGKGYGTHMLEFIIEEFKSKCKRLSLGTGDISSILSYYKKFGFVYSHTIKNFFVDNYDHEMFEDGKQLVDMIYLKLEYNKW comes from the coding sequence ATGGATATTAAAATTATAAATGAAAACAAAGATGATTTTATGGATTTATTGTTATTGGGTGATGAACAAGAAAATATGATTAAAAAATATCTGTACAAAGGTAATTTATTTGCATTATATGATAATGACTTAAAAACTATTTCTGTAGTTACTAAAGAAGATGATGAGACTTATGAAATAAAAAATTTAGCGACATATGAGAAATACCATGGGAAAGGATATGGTACTCATATGTTAGAATTTATTATTGAAGAATTTAAAAGTAAATGTAAAAGATTGTCGTTAGGAACCGGAGATATTAGCAGTATTTTATCGTATTATAAAAAGTTTGGGTTTGTTTATTCACACACAATTAAAAACTTTTTTGTGGATAACTATGATCATGAAATGTTTGAAGATGGAAAACAACTAGTGGATATGATTTATTTGAAATTAGAATATAATAAATGGTAG
- a CDS encoding type II toxin-antitoxin system RelE/ParE family toxin, whose translation MIDSFKDKDTKKIWNEIYSKRFPKDVQRIGLRKLILLHRSKDVNDLRIPPGNRLEQLSGDRKGQYSIRINAQWRICFFWNNGVASEVEITDYH comes from the coding sequence GTGATTGATTCATTTAAGGATAAGGATACAAAGAAGATTTGGAATGAAATATACTCAAAACGATTTCCGAAAGATGTTCAACGTATTGGATTGAGGAAACTAATTCTTTTACATCGTTCTAAAGATGTGAATGATTTAAGAATCCCACCTGGTAATAGATTAGAACAATTATCAGGAGATCGAAAGGGCCAGTACAGCATAAGAATAAATGCTCAATGGCGAATTTGCTTTTTTTGGAACAATGGTGTTGCAAGCGAAGTAGAAATTACTGATTATCATTAG
- a CDS encoding HigA family addiction module antitoxin — MERIPTITPGEILLEEFLKPMNITAYRLAKDTNVPATRISQILKGNRKITADTALRFSKYFGNSADFWLGIQDEYDLRTESKRIAYELEKIPKVKAS, encoded by the coding sequence ATGGAAAGGATACCAACAATTACACCAGGTGAGATTCTATTAGAAGAGTTTCTCAAACCAATGAATATAACAGCGTACCGTTTAGCAAAAGATACAAATGTTCCGGCAACAAGAATTTCGCAGATACTTAAAGGCAATCGAAAGATAACCGCTGATACAGCTTTAAGATTTTCGAAGTACTTTGGGAATTCAGCTGACTTTTGGTTAGGGATACAGGATGAATATGATTTAAGAACCGAGAGTAAAAGAATAGCCTACGAATTAGAAAAAATTCCTAAAGTTAAAGCATCATAG
- a CDS encoding very short patch repair endonuclease produces the protein MTDRFSPQKRSEIMSRISGKDTKNEILVRSFLFRHGYRFRKHKSELPGTPDIYLSKYKIAIFVNGCFWHGHSCKRGQSRPKTNAEKWRLKIEKNVIRDRKTKSMLISLGIHVIEIWECELSSQKKRDQRLGLLLEEINNSVNPLRNG, from the coding sequence ATGACTGATCGTTTTTCTCCTCAGAAGAGAAGTGAGATAATGTCTCGAATCAGTGGAAAAGACACGAAGAATGAGATCCTCGTCAGGTCCTTTCTCTTCAGGCATGGTTACCGGTTTAGAAAACACAAGTCTGAGTTACCGGGTACCCCAGACATTTATCTATCAAAGTATAAGATTGCGATCTTTGTTAACGGTTGCTTTTGGCATGGTCATTCTTGTAAACGTGGACAATCTCGTCCTAAGACAAATGCGGAAAAGTGGAGACTTAAGATTGAAAAGAATGTAATACGTGATCGGAAAACAAAATCGATGCTAATAAGCCTTGGTATTCATGTAATAGAGATATGGGAATGCGAACTATCTTCACAGAAGAAGCGAGACCAACGCCTGGGGCTTCTTCTGGAAGAAATTAATAACAGTGTAAATCCTCTTCGAAACGGATAA
- a CDS encoding DNA cytosine methyltransferase, which produces MNDAIAARVIDLFAGAGGLSIGFERLSRCPFKFVWANDYNKDAADTYRRNFDCEVVDGDIVTILEEDVDIIPQADIVIGGPPCQGFSLLNKNKSDDPRKHLWTSFMKIVELSGASIFLMENVPQILSTPEGKAIISYAEDNGFKVTKEILSAADYGVPQLRRRAFIVGSRHVDPKEFFPPKRTHFNPERPIAESERHLYIKNPQPWRTVRHAIEDLPEPAGTEIRHISHPLDLHFGRNPTELSMKRYRAIPKEGMNRFDLLERAPELTPECWIRKTKGGTDLFGRLWWDRPSVTIRTEFFKPEKGRYLHPSQHRPITHREAARIQSFPDDFKFIGSKIEIAKQIGNAVPPQLAAAVAQTVYAIFNFASNEDEILGEAVV; this is translated from the coding sequence ATGAATGACGCAATTGCGGCTAGAGTAATTGATCTCTTCGCTGGCGCCGGAGGTCTTTCTATTGGTTTTGAGCGTCTTTCGAGATGTCCGTTCAAGTTTGTTTGGGCAAATGATTATAATAAAGATGCTGCTGATACTTACCGTCGTAATTTCGATTGTGAAGTTGTCGATGGGGATATTGTAACAATCCTTGAAGAAGATGTGGATATTATTCCTCAAGCTGATATTGTTATAGGAGGTCCGCCTTGTCAAGGATTCAGTTTGTTAAATAAGAACAAATCTGATGACCCGCGGAAGCATCTTTGGACTTCATTTATGAAGATTGTAGAATTATCAGGAGCTTCTATTTTCCTGATGGAAAATGTACCACAGATTTTGAGTACACCCGAAGGAAAGGCAATCATTTCTTATGCAGAAGACAATGGTTTTAAGGTAACTAAAGAAATTTTATCAGCTGCTGATTATGGTGTACCACAATTGCGGCGTAGAGCTTTTATCGTTGGATCGAGGCATGTTGATCCGAAAGAATTTTTCCCGCCGAAGCGGACACATTTTAATCCTGAACGACCTATTGCAGAATCAGAGAGGCATCTATACATCAAGAACCCTCAACCTTGGCGAACAGTTCGTCATGCTATCGAGGACTTACCGGAGCCGGCAGGAACGGAAATACGACATATTTCTCATCCTTTAGACCTTCATTTTGGTAGAAATCCGACAGAACTGAGTATGAAACGATATCGTGCTATTCCAAAAGAAGGAATGAATAGATTTGATCTGTTAGAGAGGGCTCCGGAATTAACACCTGAATGTTGGATAAGAAAAACGAAAGGAGGTACCGATTTGTTCGGACGGCTCTGGTGGGATCGTCCTTCCGTCACAATAAGGACAGAATTCTTTAAGCCGGAGAAGGGAAGGTATCTCCACCCGAGTCAACATCGCCCTATTACTCATAGAGAAGCTGCAAGAATTCAAAGTTTCCCTGATGATTTTAAGTTCATCGGTTCGAAAATAGAGATCGCAAAACAGATCGGAAATGCCGTTCCACCCCAACTTGCTGCAGCTGTAGCGCAGACGGTTTATGCGATTTTTAACTTTGCGTCTAATGAGGATGAAATTCTGGGGGAAGCTGTTGTATAA
- a CDS encoding HNH endonuclease signature motif containing protein, translating into MDAKREKVSRVIELLSNFQIYLDNGDIRDQVLRLVPIDKQFKDIGKMLIPNGLKVSAPERILQYFLKYPMTVISHKEVAVIAGISEWARRVRELRVESGWAILNGKTVQEMIKSGELELEEVDFSSMKVHDYILINERQDRDAAYRWQLAKKIRSRKVSIKEKILEFLKDNVGREITGEELRYVSGDKTEWARRVRELRTEEGWPIVTKMNGRPDLPTGIYVLEMLHQAPKPDRKIPDSIRRAVLQRDSCTCQKCGWNSSKWDKVDPITLELHHIIQHADGGESTVENLITYCNVCHDELHKYKRG; encoded by the coding sequence ATGGATGCAAAACGTGAGAAAGTAAGTAGAGTAATCGAATTACTAAGTAACTTTCAGATATATTTAGATAATGGTGATATTAGAGATCAGGTATTGCGGTTGGTGCCTATTGATAAGCAATTTAAAGACATTGGTAAGATGCTGATTCCAAACGGTTTGAAGGTTTCAGCCCCGGAAAGAATCTTACAGTATTTCTTGAAATATCCTATGACAGTTATCAGCCATAAGGAAGTTGCTGTCATTGCTGGGATCAGTGAATGGGCCAGGCGGGTGCGTGAGTTGAGAGTAGAGTCCGGCTGGGCCATTCTGAATGGAAAGACTGTACAAGAGATGATTAAAAGCGGTGAGCTTGAACTTGAAGAGGTAGATTTTTCCTCTATGAAAGTACATGATTATATTCTAATAAATGAACGACAAGATCGTGATGCTGCATATCGGTGGCAATTAGCAAAAAAGATAAGAAGCCGAAAAGTTTCGATAAAGGAGAAAATTCTAGAATTCCTCAAAGATAACGTTGGTCGAGAGATAACTGGTGAGGAGCTTCGTTATGTCTCTGGGGATAAAACGGAATGGGCAAGACGGGTAAGAGAGTTGCGTACCGAAGAAGGATGGCCGATCGTTACGAAGATGAACGGTAGACCGGATTTACCAACTGGTATATATGTTCTTGAGATGCTTCATCAAGCTCCGAAACCTGATCGAAAGATTCCTGATTCGATTCGAAGAGCAGTGTTGCAGCGAGATTCATGTACCTGTCAAAAATGTGGATGGAACAGTTCTAAATGGGATAAAGTAGATCCTATAACTCTCGAACTCCATCACATCATTCAACATGCTGATGGGGGTGAATCAACTGTTGAAAATCTGATAACATATTGCAATGTTTGTCATGATGAGCTTCATAAGTATAAAAGGGGATGA
- a CDS encoding nitroreductase family protein gives MIEKIIRQRKSVRIFDNQEVSIDEIYELLDIARFAPSGKNRQPWRLKIIEKTDKEGFISLIQNKYKNEKLPGSLGISLQAISQSDKLILVFNPYSYSEDSYSKNTMLMDTQSIGAFIQCFLLLLTERGISTLWINDIYHVKEKIERMYADNKHEVIAAIAIGYSHKERKYNIRKELDEIIL, from the coding sequence TTGATTGAGAAGATCATCAGACAAAGAAAAAGCGTTAGGATATTCGACAACCAAGAGGTAAGCATAGATGAAATCTATGAGTTGCTTGATATAGCTCGGTTCGCTCCATCAGGGAAAAATCGCCAACCATGGAGGCTGAAGATTATTGAAAAGACAGATAAAGAAGGATTCATAAGTCTGATACAAAATAAATACAAAAATGAAAAGCTGCCAGGTTCTTTAGGTATTTCACTTCAAGCAATATCTCAGAGTGATAAACTTATTCTCGTGTTTAATCCATATTCATATAGTGAGGATAGCTACTCAAAAAACACAATGCTGATGGATACACAATCTATAGGGGCTTTTATTCAGTGTTTTCTCTTATTACTAACCGAAAGAGGGATCTCAACGCTATGGATAAATGATATTTATCATGTTAAAGAAAAAATCGAGAGAATGTATGCAGATAATAAACATGAGGTTATTGCAGCTATAGCTATTGGGTACAGCCATAAAGAGCGAAAATACAACATAAGAAAAGAATTAGATGAGATTATTCTATGA
- a CDS encoding alpha/beta hydrolase, translating into MFFHSKYGKIYYQAEGNGFPIVMIHGTPFSSRVWDYIKNSLSKKYKIYTYDLLGYGESEKARNVSLGVQNEILSELLDFWKIDKPNAVAHDFGGATLLRNIILNTRDYNKIILIDVVALSPWGSPFVQHVKNHEEVFNKIPDYIHKAIVTAYIKDAIFSNVADKDIEYLIHPWLGESGKKAFYRQIAQMDEKYTREIEQEYSKIKIPTKILWGENDNWIPIDRGRELHKIIEESEFVGIPNCNHLVQMDSPNTIIHEINDFFQER; encoded by the coding sequence ATGTTTTTTCATTCAAAATACGGAAAGATTTATTATCAGGCTGAAGGAAACGGTTTTCCGATCGTCATGATTCATGGAACGCCATTTTCTTCCCGCGTCTGGGATTATATTAAGAATTCACTTTCAAAAAAATATAAAATATATACCTATGATTTACTTGGTTATGGAGAATCGGAAAAAGCACGTAATGTTTCCTTAGGTGTCCAGAATGAAATTCTTTCCGAATTATTAGACTTCTGGAAAATAGATAAACCGAACGCTGTTGCCCATGATTTTGGCGGAGCAACCCTTCTCAGGAATATAATCCTCAATACCCGTGATTATAACAAGATAATACTTATTGATGTTGTGGCACTTTCTCCCTGGGGATCTCCGTTTGTACAACATGTTAAAAATCATGAAGAAGTATTCAACAAAATCCCGGACTACATTCATAAAGCCATAGTCACAGCCTACATAAAAGATGCAATCTTTTCTAATGTCGCTGATAAGGATATTGAATATCTTATACATCCATGGCTTGGAGAATCAGGAAAGAAAGCTTTTTATAGACAAATTGCTCAGATGGATGAGAAATATACACGGGAAATAGAACAGGAATATTCTAAGATCAAGATTCCGACAAAGATACTGTGGGGAGAAAATGATAACTGGATTCCGATTGACAGAGGCAGGGAATTGCATAAAATCATTGAAGAGTCTGAATTTGTTGGAATTCCGAATTGTAATCATCTTGTTCAGATGGATAGTCCCAACACTATTATTCATGAAATCAATGATTTTTTTCAAGAAAGATGA